GCGGTCCTAGATGGATGACCACCGCCCGGCTCGTCCCGGGTACAGAATCCGGCTTACAGGCCGGCTCCCTCATCATCTTCGCTTTCTGGGCGATACTTACGGTGGGTCGGTGACCGAGGGGGTGCGAGGATGTTTGCTTCATTCAAGGGTTGTCCGGCTTGCGGGGTTCCCAGGCGCATCGCTTTCGTGCATCGCTGGAGGGAGGACGGCATCCTGGAAAGCCGTATGGGCGCGGCGAGGGCGATCATGATCGAGCGGGACGCTTTCGCGGGGGTGCTGGAAAGGATCGAGGAGGCCCTGGGCATCCCCATAGACCACATCCTCATCGACGCCAAGCGGCGAGACGCCAAGCTCTACGTGGACGACGTGCTGGCGGGCTTCGCCGGCCGGGTGGTGAGGATGGGGCCCCTGCGCAGGCTGGGTTACCTGGTGATGATACGCCAGGCGGCCACCATCGGGCTGGCCAAGGCGCAGCTCCTCGCCTACCGGACGGGGAAGAGGTTCATCGGCAGGGCATTGCCCGTCTATCACCCCGTCCTCTTCGTGGGGGACGTTTGCGGGGCCTTCGAGAGCCTGGAGAGAAAGCGCGCCCGTCCGGTTTACGGGAACATAGGCGAGGCATGGTATTGCGAGCTCTACGTGGACGAGAGCCTTCCCGTGGAGGAGCGCCTGGAGCTGGAGAAGACCCCGGAGGTGCCGGCGCAGGCCGGTCACGAGCGCTGCGCGAGATGCGGGGTGCCGCGCGGCATAGGGGATTTCCGCTGGGACCTTGAGCAGGGGAAGATCATCGACCGCAGGACGGGAGAGTGGGTCATCTACATCAACGTGGAGGGGGTCAACTCCGTGCTGCGGGAGCTGGAGAGGGAGATCGGGGAGGAGATCCCCCGCCTGGTCCACGAGTTCACCGCCGATTTCTACTCCCGCCTGGCATCCGAGCATCCCGGCTCCTTCCTCTCCGACCTCGCCTTCATGAAGCTGCGGGGTTTCGGGGTCCCCGAGCGGGAGGACCCCGGAGAGGAGGAGCTGAGGAGCGGAATCCTGGTGCGGAACGCCTTCAACGCCCCCATGGTCGCCGGAATGGTGGCGGCGGCCTACAGGGGGGAGGGCAGGCGTTTCACCTGGGAGGTCCCGGAGAAGGGGACGGTGCTGGTGAGGTTGGAGGTCTCTTCGTGAGGGGACGCCCTCATCCCCCCGGAGCGGTGTGCTGGAGAAGAGATGGGGCCGCCGCGGCTTCCGCGGGGTAAGGCCGGGGATGCCGGACAAGAAGAGGCCATGCGTGCCCGTGATCACGCGGAGCCGCACCGTCCCCTCCGGAAGGGCGAGGGGACGTGCGCTCCTGACGAGGGCGGGGCGCGGCCGGTGCCGGTGCCCGTGAGCGGTTGACGCGCGAGATGGGAAAGGAGCGACGATGGTCGAGAAGGCGTCATCGCAGAACCCGCAGGTGGACGAGAAGACGCGCAAGCGGGCGGACATGTGCATGAACAAGTGCACGGTATGCAAACTGGGCAGGGAGAAAGGCCGGGGCTTCTTCTACTGGATGGTGAAGATGGAGTCCAGGCTGAAGGTGTGCCCCTGGTGCCGGGCCTACGAGAAGGTGTACGGGGTACCAGCCTACCAGAAGCCGCCGCACGCATGAGGAACCGGCGGGGGCATGGACTCCGAGGTCTCGTGAGCGCCGATACCCCGCTGGCGTGATCCGGCCTGGGATTCCTTCGCGCCGGGCGTTCTGCGGGTAAGCGGCCTGTCACGGGGAGCTCCTCGGGAGCCTCAAGACCTGAAGAGCCCGTGCCGCGCCGCAGCGCCGTCCTCGCCCCCGCCCTACAAGGCGCGTCCCGATCCGGCATGCCGCCCGCGACCGCCCGCCGTCGACCAGGAGGCGTGTTTTCGTTCCCGCCTGTCCCCCGCGTCGTAATGCCGCGCCGCGCCTTGGCGCCGCCGGCGCTTTACCTCGTCCCCAGACGCGCCGAATCAATAACCGGGAGAGGATGCGATAGCGGACCGCCACGGAGGATCACGGCGCGGCGAGAGGAAGCGATGGAGAAGGCGACTACGGGACATGATGCGAAGCCGCGGGACGGCGGCCTCCTCGAGCGCCGTGACTGGGAAGAGCTGGAAAGGGAATCGCGGCGCGTCTTCGCCTTAAACGAGGTGGAGCAGGGAGATATCTATTACCACATGCCCTCCCATCTCCATTACCCCTCCCTTTTCGCCTGGGACAGCGGTTTCCATGCCGCCGCCATGTCCGTCCTCGACTCTTCCAGGGCGCGGCGCGAGCTGGAGACCCTCATGCGCCAGGTGAGCTCCGACGGGCACCTCCCCCACGAGGTCCTGCTCCCCAACCGCGGGTCACACCGCTGGCTGAGGGGGCTCGAGACGCGCCTGGTGAAGTGGGAGTTCGACGGCAGGGGCGCTTCCTTCATGATCGATCCCCCCATCTACCATTACGCCGTGGAGATGGTCTATCGGCGGTGTGGCGACACCGCCTGGCTGAAGCGCATATGGCATCCGCTGCGGCGATGTTTGGACTACCTCCTGCGGTCACGGAGACTGCGGGGAGACGGCCTCGTCGCCGTTTTCCACCCCTGGGAGACGGGCACCGACCTCTCGCCGCAGTTCTTCCAGGCCTTGGGGTTGAGGGACCGCGGCCACACCAGCGCCATGCGCGCCGAGTTGTGCCCCACCCTGCTCTATGTCTTCAACCGTACCCTGGGCTGGAAGCCGCGCAGGCTGGCGGCCGCGGACCGTTTCGTTTGCGAGGACCTCACCGTTAACTCCATCGCCGCACGGGCATGCCGCAGCATGGCCTTCCTGGCGGGAGAACTGGGCAGGAGGCGGGAGGAGGGCGAGTACGGCAGGAGAGCCGGCGAGATCATGCGGGCGCTGGACGCCTTATGCTGGGACGAGCGCAGGGGTTGCTATTTTCCCCGTTTCGGCTATCGGCGCCCGCGCAAGGCCAGCCGGCGCACCGCGGCCTCGCTCCTCCCCCTCTTCACCGGCCTGTGCACGCGTGAACGCGCGCGGAGGATGATCGAGGGCCACCTGCTGGACGAGGAGGGTTTCTGGACGCCGTACCCGGTCCCCTTCAACCCCGAGGCAGAGATCGCCGGTGCCGGCCCGTGGGTGGACCGTCACCTGTGGTCCGGGCACTGCGTGTGGGTGAACTTCTCCTGGATGCTCTCCATAGGCCTGGCGGAATACGGTTATCTCGACGAGGCCAGGGAACTCACGCGCCGCGTGGTGCGCATGGTGTTGCGGGAGGGTTTCTACGAATATTACGACTCCCGCAGCGGCGAGGGCAGGAGGATACGTGATTTCTGCTGGCCGGCGCTGGCCCTGGAGATGATGGCGCGTTTCTGGCCGCAGGCCGCGGACGCGTGCGGAGCGTGAGGGGTCCGGGAGCGGGGCGGTGCCGGGTTTTTCAACGCCGCGATATGCGGTGAGGAAAGGCGTCGCTCATCATGCCGGTGCGCAGGTAGTCGAGGTATTGCTGCCTCCGCCGCGCCGCGTTGGCGTACAGGGGTATGAGCAGCGCGGTCACCATCAGGGTCAGCCAGGACCGGGAGGCCACGGTCACCCCCAGGTTCATAAACGTCCGCGCGGCGATCCTCTGGTAGATGCGCTTCTGTAAGGCGGTGCGGTGGGATTCCGGCCTCAGGCGGTGCCGCCGCAGCGTACTCAGGTTATAGAGGACCCCCAGCAACCAGATCATGGATCCCAGGGGCAGGGCCGCGGCAAGGGGCAGGGGGATGCGCCATTGCGAGGCTAGACCGGTTATCACGCTGCCCCACAACAACAGAAAGTGCAGAAAGATTATCCAGTTGGCCTGTGGCATAAGCAAAGTATACTCCTAAAGGAGGGCAAGGCAAACCGGACCGCGCGACGGCGTCCCGGAGCAACCTCGGCTTTGCCCGGCGGTATCCCCGCCGCCGGCTTTTTCGCCGTCCACGCCCTCATCAATGTCTGGAGCGACAAGCCTCATCGGCGTCCCCGCCGTCGGGGAAGGCTGCGTCCCCCGCGGGCGCGAAGAGATAGAGAGAGACTACCTCCGGCCCGCGGGGCTATCGGTCGACCTGCGTCCCCCGCGGGCGTGAAGAGAAAAGCCGAGATCCCCATTCCGGCTTGCCCCTCGAGCACTCCCGCGGGCGTGAAGAGAGGCGTGGAGGTGTCGGAGCCGGAACGGGGGAGGTAAGGCCGGTGGCGGTGGAGAAGAAATGCTTGGTACGAGCGGAAACGTCTGGTATATAATGAGCGCGACTACGGCATCTGGCGGCTATCGATTCTACGGGAGGGGCTTTGCGGGAAGCTGTTGCGCGGTCTTCTCCGGTGGGAAACTACGGTTTCCACGGCTTCCCGGGGGAGAAAGGAGGATGGTTGGGTGAGTAAGCTCCAAGAGATGAGGCAGCGGCTGCAGAGCATGGTGGAGGTGAGCGGAAGGATACGCGAACAGCTAGAACGGCTCCGCGGACCGGAAGGGGCGGCTTTACGCGACAGGGCCAAGGAAGCCGGGACGCGCGTGGGCATCGGCGTGGGGATCACCCTTTTCGGGTTGACGGTGATCGCCGTGGCCTCCGTCTACATCATCGCCGTGGTGATACTCCTGGTGAACATCGCGCTGGACCGCCTCTGGCTTTCCGCGCTCATCGTGGTCGCGGGCTCGCTGTTCCTGGGAGGGGTCATCGCCGCTATCGGCGTGGGCATCGCGCGCAAGGGAGCGAAGGAGCTCCCCAGGATGGGTACGGAGGTGGTGCAGCCGCTCAAAGAGACCGGCGAGGAGATAAAGACGGCGGTAGAAGAGCTGCAGGAGGCCGCGCTGCAGGAGGCCAGGGAACGCCAGAAGCAGGCCCAGGAGCTGTTGCAAGAGGCCATGAAATATGCTCCATACGTTGTCGGGGCTTATGTAGGTTACCGGGTGATCAAAGGGATGACCAGGAAGGCGATCAAGATCCACAGGGCGAGGAAGCTGGCAAAGCTGGAGTCGCTTGCCGAGGCATAGATACCCGGGGAGAGCGTCGAAAAGGCCGGGAAACCGGCCTTTTCGCTGTATGCCGGGTATGTTCGACGGTTAAGGAAGAAAGCTCCCTGTTCAAATATATAGCTATACTTTAGATTAATGCTTATAATCATGGCCATTCAAGCCGGAGGCGAAAGGCCGCCCTGAAGGCCCCCGGTTCCGCCAGGCTAAGCCGGTTTATAAACCGGTTTGAGAGAGGTGTGACCCCTTTTTCTAATATTAATGTATACTTTATGTTTATATATTTGCTTTCTCGGGGCGTTGCCGGCGCGCCTGGTTCACAACCGGAGCATCTGTCACCGCCAACTGGTAATCTGGTTCCAAAGATAGAGAGGTGGTGATGGACAATGACCGTTTACTCCCACAGCCAGCTGGAGACCTTCGAGAAGTGTCCGTATAAATACCGCCTGCAGTATATCGAGAGGGTGAAGACGGGTCGGAGGAGCATCGAGGCTTTCATGGGGTCCACGGTGCATGCCGCGTTGGAAAAGCTCTACCGCGACCTCAGGATGTCGCGCCTTCCCGGCGAGGATGAGCTCATCCGTTATTACCTGGAGCGCTGGGATGCCGGATACGATAAGGGGATCTTCGTGGTCAGCGGGGAATACGGCGCCGAGGACTACCGCGAAACAGGCCTGCGCTGCCTGCGCGATTACTACCGCCGTTATCATCCCTTCCGCGCAGGGGTCGCGGTGTGGCTGGAGCGCAAGGTGAACATCCCCATCCGCGACAGGGAAGGCGCGACCATCTCCTTCACCGGGGTTCTGGACCGCCTGGACAGCCTGGAGGGCGGCAGGTACGAGATCCATGATTACAAGACCTCCGGTACCCTCCCAATCGCCCGGGAGATAGAGGAGGACCGCCAGCTCAGCCTCTACCAGCTGGCGGTGGAGGAAGCTTTTCCTGACGCGGTGGAGGTAGAGCTCGTATGGCACTACCTGGTCTTCGACCGTGAGCTGCGCCTGCGCAGGGAGAGAGCCGACCTGGAGAGGATAGCCGCGGAGGCCGCCGAGCTGGTGCGCAGGATCGAGGCGGAGGAGGAGTTCCCGCCCCGGGAGAGCGTACTATGCGACTGGTGTGAGTTCCAGGAACACTGCCCCAAGAGGAAACACATCTTCATGGTCGCGGAAATGCCCGCCAGGGAGCTGGGAACGGACCACGGCGTGCAGTTGGTGGACGAGTTCGCTTTCTGGGCGGAGAGGAAAAGGGAGGCGGAGGGGAAGCTGGCGGCCCTTCGGGGGGAGATCCTGGAGTTCGCGACCTTTCACGGGGCGGACAACCTGCGCGGCAGTTCCGGCGTGCTCAAGATAACGCGTTCCAGGCAGCCCAAGCTGCCGCCTGCCGGGAGCGCCGCGAGGGACGAAATCGAAGGCCTGCTGCGGGAATGGGGGGCCTGGGAGGAGGCGAGCGCGATCAATCCCCGCAGGCTCGGTTCCCTCCTGGGGAGCGGAAAGCTTGGACCTGACCGGGCCTCTCGCCTCGAGGCCATGCTTTCCTGGGAGGAGGCGGCCACCCTGCGTTTTGTACAGGACAGGCGCGAGGAGTGAGGGCGGTGCGACCAGGAAGCCG
This portion of the Actinomycetota bacterium genome encodes:
- a CDS encoding phage holin family protein translates to MSKLQEMRQRLQSMVEVSGRIREQLERLRGPEGAALRDRAKEAGTRVGIGVGITLFGLTVIAVASVYIIAVVILLVNIALDRLWLSALIVVAGSLFLGGVIAAIGVGIARKGAKELPRMGTEVVQPLKETGEEIKTAVEELQEAALQEARERQKQAQELLQEAMKYAPYVVGAYVGYRVIKGMTRKAIKIHRARKLAKLESLAEA
- a CDS encoding PD-(D/E)XK nuclease family protein, producing the protein MTVYSHSQLETFEKCPYKYRLQYIERVKTGRRSIEAFMGSTVHAALEKLYRDLRMSRLPGEDELIRYYLERWDAGYDKGIFVVSGEYGAEDYRETGLRCLRDYYRRYHPFRAGVAVWLERKVNIPIRDREGATISFTGVLDRLDSLEGGRYEIHDYKTSGTLPIAREIEEDRQLSLYQLAVEEAFPDAVEVELVWHYLVFDRELRLRRERADLERIAAEAAELVRRIEAEEEFPPRESVLCDWCEFQEHCPKRKHIFMVAEMPARELGTDHGVQLVDEFAFWAERKREAEGKLAALRGEILEFATFHGADNLRGSSGVLKITRSRQPKLPPAGSAARDEIEGLLREWGAWEEASAINPRRLGSLLGSGKLGPDRASRLEAMLSWEEAATLRFVQDRREE